The proteins below are encoded in one region of Candidatus Binatia bacterium:
- a CDS encoding DegT/DnrJ/EryC1/StrS family aminotransferase, giving the protein MAIPVLDLRAQHDSLRAEIEAALRRLVDTSAFVGGSEVASFEREFAAYCEAPHAVGVANGTDALALALRALGVGPGSAVAVPAFTFAATAEAVCHAGARPLFVDIDPRTFAIDPDALRRSAHKVSSPVRAIIPVHLYGHPAPMEEVGALATKIGAHVVEDAAQAHGARYRGRRVGALGDAAAFSFYPTKNLGALGDAGAVTCVDAALAERIRVLRDHGQSAKYVHAVIGYNSRLDAVQAAVLRIKLRHLDAWNERRRALAAAYVRALGDLPEIELPAARPDREPVYHLFVLRCRRRDALRVHLDAAGIGTSVHYPIPLHEQTAFAAAGLVAEACPGAAEAARTVLALPLYPELTAAQVDIVAAAVRQWATGRAAASVAVSA; this is encoded by the coding sequence ATGGCGATTCCGGTGCTCGACCTGCGCGCGCAGCACGACAGCCTGCGGGCCGAGATCGAAGCGGCCCTGCGCCGCCTCGTCGACACGTCGGCGTTCGTCGGCGGGTCCGAAGTAGCCTCCTTCGAGCGCGAGTTCGCAGCCTACTGCGAGGCCCCCCATGCCGTTGGCGTGGCCAATGGCACCGACGCGCTGGCGCTGGCATTGCGGGCGCTCGGCGTCGGTCCGGGTTCGGCGGTGGCGGTGCCGGCGTTTACCTTTGCCGCCACGGCTGAAGCCGTGTGTCATGCTGGCGCCCGGCCGCTGTTCGTGGACATCGATCCCCGGACGTTCGCCATCGACCCCGACGCCCTGCGGCGGTCCGCACACAAGGTGTCGTCGCCGGTGCGCGCGATAATCCCGGTGCATCTATACGGCCACCCCGCCCCGATGGAGGAAGTCGGCGCCCTGGCCACGAAAATCGGTGCGCACGTCGTGGAAGATGCCGCTCAGGCGCACGGGGCGCGATATCGCGGGCGACGCGTCGGCGCGCTCGGTGACGCTGCGGCGTTCAGCTTCTACCCAACCAAGAACCTCGGGGCGCTCGGCGACGCGGGCGCGGTGACCTGCGTCGACGCGGCGCTTGCCGAACGCATCCGGGTCCTGCGCGACCACGGGCAGAGCGCCAAGTACGTGCACGCCGTGATCGGGTACAACTCGCGACTCGACGCGGTGCAGGCGGCGGTGTTGCGCATCAAGTTGCGCCATCTGGACGCCTGGAACGAGCGGCGGCGCGCTCTGGCGGCGGCGTACGTCAGGGCTCTGGGCGACCTGCCGGAAATCGAATTGCCGGCGGCAAGGCCCGACCGCGAACCCGTCTATCATCTCTTCGTCTTGCGCTGCCGCCGGCGGGACGCTCTGCGCGTACATCTCGATGCCGCCGGAATCGGCACGAGCGTGCACTACCCGATTCCGTTGCACGAGCAGACGGCATTCGCCGCGGCGGGGCTGGTTGCGGAGGCCTGCCCGGGGGCCGCCGAAGCGGCTCGCACGGTGCTGGCGTTGCCGCTCTATCCGGAGTTGACGGCGGCGCAGGTGGACATCGTGGCAGCGGCGGTGCGCCAGTGGGCGACGGGACGCGCGGCGGCGTCCGTGGCGGTGTCGGCATGA
- the rfaE1 gene encoding D-glycero-beta-D-manno-heptose-7-phosphate kinase, with product MSTALSRRATALLRRFPKVRVLVVGDLMLDQFIWGRVERISPEAPVPVVQVTGESFHLGGAANVANNIRALGGAVTVCGMVGRDAAGRRIVEELTRVGAGTAGVMASRTAVTIRKTRIIAHNQQVVRFDREDTDRSRGAGAPIIRFLDTRARRFHGVVVSDYGKGAVTPELLAALAALRARHGFHLVVDPKRPSFAHYKGITLATPNIHEAAEAAGIEIHDEASLRTAGLRLLERWEAEAILITRGEHGMTLVRPRAALRHYPTVARQVFDVTGAGDTVVATCALSLAAGGDWDEAAFLANHAAGVVVGKVGTATASAAELRRAVTAEEGA from the coding sequence ATGAGTACGGCGCTGTCGCGGCGGGCAACTGCGTTGCTGCGCCGCTTTCCGAAGGTGCGCGTGCTGGTGGTCGGAGATCTGATGCTCGATCAGTTCATCTGGGGCCGCGTCGAGCGTATCTCCCCCGAGGCTCCGGTCCCGGTCGTGCAGGTGACCGGCGAGAGCTTCCATCTCGGCGGCGCGGCCAACGTCGCGAACAACATCCGCGCTCTCGGTGGCGCGGTAACCGTCTGCGGAATGGTCGGACGCGACGCCGCGGGGCGCCGTATCGTCGAGGAGCTGACGCGGGTCGGCGCCGGCACCGCCGGTGTGATGGCGTCGCGCACCGCCGTAACCATCCGCAAGACCCGGATCATTGCGCACAACCAGCAGGTGGTTCGGTTCGACCGCGAGGACACCGATCGCAGCCGCGGGGCGGGCGCGCCGATCATCCGCTTCCTGGACACGCGCGCCAGGCGGTTTCACGGCGTTGTGGTTTCGGACTACGGCAAGGGGGCCGTCACGCCCGAACTGCTGGCGGCCCTCGCGGCGCTGCGGGCGCGTCACGGCTTCCATCTGGTGGTCGACCCGAAGCGGCCGAGCTTCGCGCACTACAAAGGCATCACGCTGGCAACGCCGAACATCCACGAAGCGGCGGAAGCCGCCGGTATCGAGATCCACGACGAGGCAAGCCTGCGCACGGCAGGGTTGCGGCTGTTGGAGCGCTGGGAAGCGGAGGCGATTCTGATCACCCGTGGCGAGCACGGCATGACACTGGTGCGCCCGCGGGCCGCCCTGCGGCACTACCCGACCGTTGCCCGGCAGGTCTTCGACGTCACGGGCGCCGGCGATACCGTGGTGGCGACGTGCGCGCTGAGCCTGGCAGCGGGTGGAGATTGGGACGAAGCGGCGTTTCTTGCGAATCACGCCGCCGGAGTCGTAGTGGGCAAGGTCGGAACGGCCACGGCGAGCGCCGCGGAGCTGCGCCGTGCGGTGACCG
- the rlmD gene encoding 23S rRNA (uracil(1939)-C(5))-methyltransferase RlmD has translation MPQAGRRREQRDPTPLNRRAAENRQVIRPEPRDSKPSPCPHLPNCAGCRFIGRPYGEQLGAKRAAVSEALAHHPTLARIEVPPVVPSPRAFGYRNQAKLVVRQARRGLLVGLYRPGTHQVVDIRACPVHHPLIATVLAAFIEAAERLAIQAYDERTQGGDLRYMVVRVSHWAKTAQVILVTRTHTLPHRRELVRALQRVRGVASVVQNVNPDPGNVILGSEYVPLTAETALQERIGGLKLKTRAGAFLQANVPAARKLYELALAWANPGPEDYCLDVYCGIGATTLFLAGGSRLALGIEESPIAVADATVNARLNGFHNVRFMSGDAESALPAAATRLPRVDIILLNPPRKGATETVRAAIVECRPRRIVYVSCAPDTLARDLDWFAARGYPCTRLQPFDFMPQTEHVECVALLEPDPA, from the coding sequence ATGCCTCAGGCGGGGCGGCGGCGGGAACAACGAGACCCCACCCCTCTAAACCGGCGGGCAGCGGAAAACCGGCAAGTCATCCGGCCCGAACCCCGGGACTCGAAACCGAGTCCCTGCCCCCATCTCCCCAATTGCGCCGGCTGTCGTTTCATCGGGCGTCCGTACGGGGAGCAACTCGGCGCCAAGCGCGCGGCGGTGAGCGAGGCACTGGCCCACCATCCGACGCTGGCCCGGATCGAGGTGCCCCCGGTCGTCCCTTCGCCCCGCGCCTTCGGCTACCGCAATCAGGCGAAGCTCGTCGTGCGCCAGGCTCGACGTGGGCTCCTCGTCGGCCTCTACCGGCCGGGCACGCACCAGGTGGTCGACATCCGTGCCTGCCCGGTTCATCATCCGCTCATTGCCACGGTGCTAGCCGCCTTCATCGAAGCGGCGGAGCGACTGGCAATCCAGGCCTACGACGAGCGCACGCAGGGCGGCGACCTGCGCTACATGGTGGTGCGCGTCAGCCACTGGGCGAAGACCGCGCAGGTCATTCTGGTCACCCGCACCCACACGCTGCCGCACCGGCGCGAGCTTGTGCGCGCCCTGCAGCGCGTCCGCGGCGTCGCCAGCGTCGTACAGAACGTCAACCCCGACCCGGGCAACGTCATCCTCGGCTCGGAATACGTGCCGTTGACCGCGGAGACCGCGCTGCAAGAACGCATCGGCGGTCTGAAACTGAAGACTCGCGCCGGGGCGTTCCTGCAGGCCAACGTGCCCGCGGCGCGCAAGCTCTACGAACTGGCGCTGGCGTGGGCGAACCCCGGCCCCGAGGATTACTGCCTCGATGTCTATTGCGGCATCGGGGCAACCACGTTGTTCCTGGCCGGCGGCAGCCGACTGGCGCTTGGAATAGAGGAGTCGCCGATCGCTGTCGCGGATGCCACCGTCAATGCCCGGCTCAACGGCTTCCATAACGTGCGGTTCATGAGCGGCGATGCCGAGTCGGCGCTGCCTGCCGCGGCAACACGCCTGCCGCGAGTGGACATCATTCTGCTCAACCCGCCGCGTAAAGGAGCCACCGAAACGGTACGCGCGGCCATTGTGGAGTGCCGTCCACGCCGTATCGTCTACGTATCGTGCGCACCCGACACACTGGCCCGTGACCTCGACTGGTTCGCCGCCCGGGGCTACCCGTGCACGCGCCTGCAGCCGTTCGACTTCATGCCGCAGACGGAACACGTCGAGTGTGTCGCGTTGTTGGAACCGGACCCGGCGTAG